The Streptomyces sp. NBC_01268 genome window below encodes:
- a CDS encoding BCCT family transporter, with amino-acid sequence MAVVVGVVGWAALGKESFDSASSSALNWVLSNFAWLFVTAADVFLVLCVVIALSRYGRIRLGADDSEPEFTDLAWIAMMFSAGMGIGLMFYGVGEPLQHFLSPPPASGVPPQSGAAARTALEYSFFHWTLTPWAIYGIAGLALAYAGFRKGRGNTLSAAFVPLMGERRARSWPGKAIDLLAVFATVFGTATSLGLGALQVSEGLNLTMGVKDSTATELIIIVSLSAAFVLSAFSGLHKGVKWLSTLNIVLAGCMALFVFLIGPTVYILDTIPASVGGYLHQLLPMASRTGAFTDRTWLGAWTIFYWAWWLSWAPFVGTFIARISRGRTVREFLLGVLLVPSGATVIWFCVMGSTAIRLQSTGEADLATSVKDGPEAALFAMLDALPIGTVTSYLAMLLVMTYFVTSADSASLVMGSLTSRGALDPPTWLVVAWGVLMAAVAAVLLVAGGLSSLQTATILVALPFVLVMLGLCWALLKELREDPGAGPARHQALHGVRDAVRAAVGEAISEQGASRHHRLRRAAKSRSGAEDE; translated from the coding sequence ATGGCGGTCGTGGTCGGCGTGGTGGGCTGGGCAGCGCTCGGCAAGGAATCCTTCGACAGTGCTTCGTCCTCCGCCCTGAACTGGGTCCTCTCGAATTTCGCCTGGCTCTTCGTCACCGCCGCCGACGTCTTCCTGGTGCTGTGCGTGGTGATCGCGCTGAGTCGCTACGGGCGGATCCGGCTCGGCGCCGACGACTCGGAGCCGGAGTTCACCGATCTGGCCTGGATCGCGATGATGTTCAGCGCCGGCATGGGCATCGGTCTGATGTTCTACGGGGTGGGCGAACCGCTCCAGCACTTCCTGAGTCCGCCCCCGGCGAGCGGGGTGCCGCCCCAGTCCGGCGCGGCGGCCCGTACGGCCCTGGAGTACTCGTTCTTCCACTGGACGCTGACCCCGTGGGCGATCTACGGCATCGCGGGCCTCGCCCTGGCGTACGCGGGCTTCCGCAAGGGGCGCGGCAACACCCTCAGCGCCGCCTTCGTGCCGCTGATGGGCGAGCGCCGGGCGCGGTCCTGGCCAGGGAAGGCGATCGACCTGCTGGCCGTCTTCGCGACGGTCTTCGGCACGGCGACCAGCCTGGGGCTGGGTGCCCTCCAGGTCTCCGAGGGCCTGAACCTGACGATGGGCGTGAAGGACTCCACGGCCACCGAGCTGATCATCATCGTGTCGCTGTCGGCGGCCTTCGTGCTGTCGGCCTTCTCGGGCCTGCACAAGGGCGTGAAGTGGCTCTCCACGCTGAACATCGTCCTCGCCGGGTGCATGGCGCTCTTCGTCTTCCTGATCGGCCCGACCGTCTACATCCTCGACACCATCCCCGCCTCGGTGGGCGGCTACCTGCACCAGCTGCTGCCGATGGCCAGCCGTACCGGCGCGTTCACGGACCGGACGTGGCTGGGCGCGTGGACGATCTTCTACTGGGCGTGGTGGCTGTCCTGGGCCCCGTTCGTCGGCACCTTCATCGCCCGGATCTCGCGCGGCCGGACCGTCCGCGAGTTCCTGCTCGGGGTGCTGCTCGTGCCGTCGGGGGCGACGGTCATCTGGTTCTGCGTGATGGGCAGCACCGCGATCCGGCTCCAGTCCACCGGCGAGGCGGACCTGGCGACGTCGGTCAAGGACGGCCCGGAGGCCGCGCTGTTCGCGATGCTCGACGCGCTGCCGATCGGCACGGTCACCTCGTACCTGGCGATGCTCCTGGTGATGACGTACTTCGTGACCAGCGCCGACTCGGCCTCCCTGGTGATGGGCTCGCTGACCAGCCGGGGCGCGCTGGACCCGCCGACCTGGCTCGTGGTGGCCTGGGGCGTGCTGATGGCCGCGGTCGCGGCGGTGCTGCTGGTGGCGGGCGGGCTCAGCTCGCTGCAGACGGCGACGATCCTGGTCGCGCTGCCCTTCGTCCTGGTGATGCTGGGGCTGTGCTGGGCGCTCCTGAAGGAGCTCCGGGAGGACCCGGGCGCGGGCCCGGCCCGCCACCAGGCGCTGCACGGGGTACGGGACGCGGTCCGCGCGGCGGTCGGCGAGGCGATCAGCGAGCAGGGGGCGTCCCGGCACCACCGGCTGCGCCGGGCGGCGAAGTCCCGCTCGGGCGCGGAGGACGAATGA
- a CDS encoding glycerate kinase has protein sequence MTDGAVTEVARVLVAADKFKGSLTAVQVAERVTAGLRQVVPELEVETLPVADGGDGTVAAAVAAGFERHEVTVTGPLGEPVTAAFALRGTTAVVEMAEASGLQLLPAGVFAPLTATTYGSGELLRAALDAGATSIVFGVGGSATTDGGAGMLAALGAVFLDADGAPVGPGGGALAGLASADLSGVDPRFAAVDLVLASDVDNPLTGPKGCAAVYGPQKGATPEDVATLDAALGHYARILEEAIGPKAAELAASPGAGGAGGIGYGALLLDASFRPGIELMLDVLGFAPALERATLVITGEGSLDEQTLHGKAPAGVAAAARAAGKEVVAVCGRLALAPEALGAAGIRRAYPLTDLEPEPAKSMANAGPLLERVAANIARDFLG, from the coding sequence GTGACGGACGGAGCAGTAACTGAGGTCGCACGCGTACTGGTCGCGGCTGACAAGTTCAAGGGTTCGCTCACGGCCGTACAGGTCGCCGAGCGGGTCACGGCCGGCCTGCGACAGGTCGTCCCGGAGCTCGAAGTGGAGACACTGCCCGTCGCGGACGGCGGCGACGGCACCGTCGCGGCCGCGGTGGCGGCCGGATTCGAGCGCCATGAGGTCACCGTGACCGGGCCGCTCGGCGAGCCCGTCACCGCGGCGTTCGCGCTGCGCGGGACCACGGCGGTGGTGGAGATGGCGGAGGCCTCCGGCCTCCAGCTCCTGCCGGCCGGGGTCTTCGCGCCGCTCACCGCCACCACCTACGGCTCCGGCGAGCTGCTGCGCGCGGCCCTCGACGCCGGTGCCACCTCGATCGTCTTCGGTGTGGGCGGCAGCGCCACCACCGACGGCGGAGCCGGCATGCTCGCCGCGCTCGGCGCGGTCTTCCTGGACGCGGACGGCGCCCCGGTCGGCCCCGGCGGCGGCGCCCTCGCGGGCCTGGCCTCCGCCGACCTGTCCGGCGTCGACCCGCGCTTCGCCGCCGTGGACCTCGTCCTCGCCAGCGACGTGGACAACCCGCTCACCGGCCCGAAGGGCTGCGCCGCGGTGTACGGGCCGCAGAAGGGCGCCACCCCTGAGGACGTGGCGACCCTGGACGCGGCCCTCGGGCACTACGCCCGGATCCTGGAGGAGGCCATCGGGCCCAAGGCCGCCGAGCTGGCCGCCTCCCCGGGCGCCGGCGGCGCCGGCGGCATCGGTTACGGCGCGCTGCTCCTCGACGCGAGCTTCCGTCCCGGCATCGAGCTGATGCTGGACGTGCTGGGCTTCGCCCCGGCCCTGGAGCGCGCGACCCTCGTCATCACCGGCGAGGGCTCCCTCGACGAGCAGACCCTGCACGGGAAGGCCCCTGCGGGCGTCGCCGCCGCGGCCCGCGCGGCCGGCAAGGAGGTCGTCGCGGTGTGCGGACGCCTCGCCCTGGCCCCCGAGGCCCTGGGCGCCGCCGGGATCCGGCGCGCCTACCCGCTGACCGACCTGGAGCCCGAACCCGCGAAGTCCATGGCGAACGCGGGGCCCCTCCTGGAGCGGGTCGCGGCGAACATCGCGCGGGACTTCCTCGGCTAG
- a CDS encoding GNAT family N-acetyltransferase yields the protein MNAHDGTIRPLAPEEVLQRAPEGLGALLVDAVAQGASLGFLAPLDAVEAAAWWSAAAATHEVWAACGPGGEVLGAVTLVRDGKANGRHRGEIAKLVVHSDARGRGLGPRLLAAAEAHAAATGLTLLVLDTETGSPAERLYRAAGWTAAGVVPDFAADPGGTLRATTLFYKRLG from the coding sequence ATGAACGCACACGACGGCACCATCCGACCGCTCGCGCCCGAGGAAGTGCTCCAGCGGGCCCCTGAGGGCCTCGGGGCCCTCCTCGTGGACGCGGTGGCCCAAGGAGCCTCCCTCGGCTTCCTGGCACCCCTGGACGCCGTGGAGGCAGCGGCCTGGTGGTCCGCCGCGGCCGCCACCCACGAGGTCTGGGCGGCGTGCGGCCCCGGAGGCGAGGTGCTCGGGGCGGTCACCCTGGTCCGGGACGGCAAGGCCAACGGGCGGCACCGGGGCGAGATCGCCAAGCTGGTCGTGCACAGCGACGCCCGCGGCCGCGGCCTCGGACCCCGGCTCCTGGCCGCCGCCGAGGCCCACGCCGCGGCCACCGGCCTCACCCTGCTCGTCCTCGACACCGAGACCGGCAGCCCCGCCGAACGGCTCTACCGCGCGGCCGGCTGGACCGCGGCCGGGGTCGTCCCGGACTTCGCGGCCGACCCCGGCGGCACGCTGCGGGCCACCACCCTGTTCTACAAGCGGCTCGGCTGA
- the pssA gene encoding CDP-diacylglycerol--serine O-phosphatidyltransferase: MIDPDTRAADWAADAEAEAADEAEEMPLSLRLSIADALTLGNATCGFMAVYFTTTGILIPHLTGSSETGMARNSAATAVILMLAAAIFDLFDGIVARKLRSSPMGAELDNLSDLISFGLAPAYFVLVYGMVADDAQQKVSALAAIVVLLAVVLRLARFSCVTMKDGMFQGMPSPFGALTVVSIILLELPFIPTLLAIIGVAWLMVSRVEYPKPRGILAVAMLSWIVGAMAMLAAWAFDAPGGAFLLQTGCALQVVLGAVIPLFATARRVNTFRDNRRESREARQAQAAQLP, encoded by the coding sequence GTGATTGATCCCGACACACGGGCGGCCGACTGGGCCGCCGACGCGGAGGCGGAGGCCGCCGACGAGGCCGAGGAGATGCCGCTGTCGCTGAGGCTGTCCATAGCGGACGCCCTCACGCTCGGTAACGCCACGTGCGGCTTCATGGCGGTGTACTTCACCACCACCGGCATCCTCATCCCGCACCTCACCGGCAGCAGCGAGACCGGCATGGCGCGCAACAGCGCCGCCACCGCCGTGATCCTGATGCTGGCCGCGGCGATCTTCGACCTCTTCGACGGCATCGTGGCCCGCAAGCTGCGCAGCTCGCCGATGGGTGCCGAGCTCGACAACCTGTCGGACCTGATCAGCTTCGGCCTCGCCCCGGCCTACTTCGTGCTCGTGTACGGCATGGTCGCGGACGACGCCCAGCAGAAGGTCTCGGCGCTGGCCGCGATCGTGGTGCTGCTGGCGGTGGTGCTGAGACTCGCGCGGTTCTCCTGCGTGACGATGAAGGACGGCATGTTCCAGGGCATGCCGAGCCCCTTCGGCGCCCTGACCGTCGTGTCGATCATCCTGCTCGAGCTGCCGTTCATCCCGACGCTGCTCGCGATCATCGGGGTCGCCTGGCTGATGGTGAGCCGGGTCGAGTACCCGAAGCCGCGGGGCATCCTCGCGGTGGCGATGCTCAGCTGGATCGTCGGCGCGATGGCGATGCTGGCGGCGTGGGCGTTCGACGCACCGGGCGGAGCGTTCCTGCTCCAGACCGGCTGTGCACTGCAGGTGGTACTGGGCGCCGTGATCCCCCTCTTCGCGACCGCCCGCCGCGTGAACACCTTCCGCGACAACCGGCGTGAGAGCCGGGAGGCGCGGCAGGCGCAGGCGGCGCAGCTGCCGTAG
- a CDS encoding phosphatidylserine decarboxylase: protein MPHSQTSAPRDSRKGVRIARGASPWLLPTVATAALSLARSRKSKRAAAIAVPTTALAAGMLWFFRDPEREIAQGRVISPADGVVQSIMPWKDGRTRVAIFMSPLNVHVNRAPLAGTVTSVEHVPGGFVPAFNKESENNERVVWHFDTELGDIEMIQIAGAVARRIVPYIPQGTKVEQGDRIGLIRFGSRVDIYLPEGVEVAVEVGQTTTAGVTRIDRD, encoded by the coding sequence ATGCCCCACAGCCAAACCTCTGCACCTCGCGACAGCCGCAAGGGCGTTCGCATCGCACGCGGAGCATCGCCGTGGCTTCTGCCGACCGTCGCCACCGCGGCGCTGAGCCTCGCGCGCTCCCGCAAGTCGAAGCGCGCCGCGGCCATCGCCGTGCCGACCACCGCTCTCGCGGCCGGCATGCTGTGGTTCTTCCGCGACCCCGAGCGCGAGATCGCTCAGGGTCGGGTCATCTCGCCCGCCGACGGCGTGGTGCAGAGCATCATGCCGTGGAAGGACGGGCGCACCCGCGTCGCCATCTTCATGAGCCCGCTGAACGTGCACGTCAACCGCGCGCCGCTGGCCGGCACGGTCACGTCCGTGGAGCACGTCCCCGGCGGCTTCGTGCCCGCGTTCAACAAGGAGAGCGAGAACAACGAGCGCGTTGTCTGGCACTTCGACACCGAGCTCGGCGACATCGAGATGATCCAGATCGCGGGCGCCGTCGCCCGGCGCATCGTGCCGTACATCCCCCAGGGGACGAAGGTCGAGCAGGGTGACCGCATCGGTCTGATCCGCTTCGGGTCGCGCGTCGACATCTACCTTCCGGAGGGTGTCGAGGTCGCCGTCGAGGTCGGACAGACCACGACCGCGGGGGTGACTCGCATTGACCGTGATTGA
- a CDS encoding acyl-CoA dehydrogenase family protein yields the protein MARLAQTHGLTDVQQEILATVRDFVDKEIIPVATELEHRDEYPQQIVDGLKELGVFGLMIPEEYGGLGESLLTYALCVEEIARGWMSVSGIINTHFIVAYMLKQHGTQEQKDYFLPRMAAGETRGAFSMSEPGLGSDVSAITSKAVKDGDEYVLNGQKMWLTNGGTSTLVAVLVRSDEGHPEGTAPHKSMTTFLVEKEPGFGEVRPGLTIPGKIEKMGYKGVDTTELIMDGLRIPANRVLGGETGRGFYQMMDGVEVGRVNVAARGCGVAQRAFELGVQYAQQRHTFGKPIAQHQAIQFKLAEMATKVEAAHAMMVNAARKKDSGERNDLEAGMAKYLASEYCKEVVEDAFRIHGGYGFSKEYEIERLYREAPMLLIGEGTAEIQKMIIGRRLLEEYRFQG from the coding sequence ATGGCGCGACTCGCCCAGACCCACGGTCTGACCGACGTCCAGCAGGAGATCCTCGCCACCGTCCGGGACTTCGTCGACAAGGAGATCATCCCGGTCGCCACGGAGCTGGAGCACCGTGACGAGTACCCCCAGCAGATCGTCGACGGGCTCAAGGAGCTCGGTGTCTTCGGTCTGATGATCCCCGAGGAGTACGGGGGCCTGGGTGAGTCGCTGCTCACCTACGCGCTGTGCGTGGAGGAGATCGCGCGTGGCTGGATGTCGGTCTCCGGCATCATCAACACCCACTTCATCGTGGCGTACATGCTCAAGCAGCACGGCACCCAGGAGCAGAAGGACTACTTCCTCCCGCGGATGGCGGCCGGCGAGACGCGGGGCGCGTTCTCGATGTCGGAGCCGGGCCTCGGCTCGGACGTGTCGGCCATCACGTCCAAGGCGGTCAAGGACGGCGACGAGTACGTCCTCAACGGCCAGAAGATGTGGCTGACGAACGGCGGCACGTCGACGCTGGTCGCCGTCCTCGTCCGAAGTGACGAAGGACACCCCGAGGGGACCGCGCCCCACAAGTCGATGACGACCTTCCTCGTCGAGAAGGAGCCGGGCTTCGGAGAGGTCCGCCCCGGACTCACCATTCCCGGCAAGATCGAGAAGATGGGCTACAAGGGCGTCGACACGACCGAGCTCATCATGGACGGACTGCGCATTCCGGCCAATCGGGTCCTCGGCGGCGAGACCGGACGAGGGTTTTACCAAATGATGGACGGCGTGGAAGTCGGCCGCGTGAACGTGGCGGCCCGTGGTTGCGGCGTCGCGCAGCGTGCTTTCGAACTCGGCGTCCAGTATGCCCAGCAGCGTCACACTTTCGGTAAGCCGATCGCTCAGCACCAGGCGATTCAGTTCAAGCTGGCCGAGATGGCTACCAAGGTCGAGGCCGCCCATGCGATGATGGTGAACGCAGCACGCAAAAAGGACTCCGGGGAACGAAACGACCTCGAAGCAGGGATGGCGAAGTACCTCGCCTCCGAATACTGCAAGGAGGTCGTCGAGGATGCCTTCCGCATCCACGGTGGCTACGGCTTCTCGAAGGAGTACGAGATCGAGCGCCTCTACCGCGAGGCGCCGATGCTGCTCATCGGTGAAGGTACCGCCGAGATCCAGAAAATGATCATTGGCCGCCGCCTCCTGGAGGAGTACCGATTCCAGGGCTGA
- a CDS encoding MaoC family dehydratase: MQFGRTYEEFEIGAVYKHWPGKTVTEYDDHLFCLLTMNHHPLHMDVNYAENTTDFKRNVVVGNYIYSLLLGMSVPDVSGKAIANLEIESLRHVAPTFHGDTIYGETTVLDKTPSKSKSDRGIVYVETKGYKQDGTLVCVFRRKVMVPTAEYIEARGGEQPGRPQLKEQGK, encoded by the coding sequence ATGCAGTTCGGCCGCACCTACGAAGAGTTCGAGATCGGCGCCGTCTACAAGCACTGGCCCGGAAAGACGGTCACCGAATACGACGACCATCTCTTCTGCCTGCTGACGATGAACCACCATCCGCTGCACATGGACGTGAATTACGCGGAGAACACGACGGACTTCAAGAGGAACGTCGTCGTCGGCAACTACATCTACTCGCTGCTGCTCGGCATGTCCGTCCCGGACGTCTCGGGCAAGGCGATCGCCAACCTGGAGATCGAGTCGCTGCGCCACGTCGCGCCGACCTTCCACGGCGACACGATCTACGGCGAGACGACCGTCCTGGACAAGACGCCGTCGAAGTCGAAGAGCGACCGCGGCATCGTCTACGTCGAGACCAAGGGCTACAAGCAGGACGGCACCCTGGTGTGCGTCTTCCGCCGCAAGGTGATGGTCCCGACCGCCGAGTACATCGAAGCGCGCGGCGGCGAGCAGCCCGGCCGCCCCCAGCTGAAGGAACAGGGGAAGTAG
- a CDS encoding HpcH/HpaI aldolase/citrate lyase family protein, with protein MTSPVSPVNRLRPRRSCLAVPGSNPRFLEKAQGLAADQVFLDLEDACAPLAKPEARHTIVKFLNEGDWTGKTRVVRVNDWTTHWTYRDVVTVVEGAGQNLDCIMLPKVQNAEQIVALDLLLTQIEKTMGFEVGKIGIEAQIENAQGLNNVNAIAQASQRVETIIFGPADFMASINMKSLVVGEQPPGYPADAYHHILMSILMAARANNLQAIDGPYLQIRNQEGYRAVAKRAAALGFDGKWVLHPDQVAAANEIFSPAQEDFDHAELILDAYDYYTSEAGGKKGSAMLGDEMIDEASRKMALVISGKGRAAGMQRTTKFEIPEA; from the coding sequence ATGACCAGCCCCGTCTCCCCCGTGAACCGCCTGCGCCCCCGCCGTTCGTGCCTCGCGGTCCCCGGTTCGAACCCCCGGTTCCTGGAGAAGGCCCAGGGCCTCGCCGCCGACCAGGTCTTCCTGGACCTGGAGGACGCCTGCGCCCCGCTGGCCAAGCCGGAGGCCCGGCACACCATCGTGAAGTTCCTGAACGAGGGCGACTGGACCGGCAAGACCCGCGTGGTCCGCGTCAACGACTGGACCACCCACTGGACGTACCGTGACGTCGTCACGGTCGTCGAGGGCGCCGGCCAGAACCTCGACTGCATCATGCTGCCGAAGGTCCAGAACGCCGAGCAGATCGTCGCGCTCGACCTGCTGCTCACCCAGATCGAGAAGACCATGGGCTTCGAGGTCGGCAAGATCGGCATCGAGGCGCAGATCGAGAACGCCCAGGGCCTCAACAACGTCAACGCGATCGCCCAGGCCTCGCAGCGCGTGGAGACCATCATCTTCGGCCCGGCCGACTTCATGGCCTCCATCAACATGAAGTCCCTGGTCGTCGGCGAGCAGCCGCCCGGCTACCCGGCGGACGCGTACCACCACATCCTGATGAGCATCCTGATGGCCGCCCGCGCCAACAACCTGCAGGCGATCGACGGCCCCTACCTGCAGATCCGCAACCAGGAGGGCTACCGCGCGGTCGCGAAGCGCGCCGCCGCCCTCGGCTTCGACGGCAAGTGGGTGCTGCACCCGGACCAGGTGGCCGCGGCGAACGAGATCTTCTCGCCCGCGCAGGAGGACTTCGACCACGCCGAGCTGATCCTCGACGCGTACGACTACTACACCTCCGAGGCCGGCGGGAAGAAGGGCTCGGCCATGCTCGGCGACGAGATGATCGACGAGGCCTCCCGCAAGATGGCCCTGGTCATCTCCGGAAAGGGCCGCGCCGCCGGCATGCAGCGCACCACCAAGTTCGAGATCCCGGAGGCCTGA
- a CDS encoding protein meaA, giving the protein MTERQKDRPWLMRTYAGHSTAEASNELYRRNLAKGQTGLSVAFDLPTQTGYDPDHILARGEVGRVGVPVSHLGDMRRLFQDIPLEQMNTSMTINATAMWLLALYQVVAEEQGADITKLQGTTQNDIVKEYLSRGTHVFPPGPSLRLTTDMIAYTVNHIPKWNPINICSYHLQEAGATPVQEIAYAMSTAIAVLDAVRDSGQVPEERFGEVVARISFFVNAGVRFVEEMCKMRAFGRIWDTITRERYGIEDAKQRRFRYGVQVNSLGLTEAQPENNVQRIVLEMLAVTLSKDARARAVQLPAWNEALGLPRPWDQQWSLRIQQVLAHESDLLEYEDIFAGSHVIEAKVESLVAECLAEIERIQEMGGAMAAVESGYLKAQLVSSHAERRARIESGEEKIIGVNIFETTEPNPLTSDLDTAIQTVDPAVEARVVSALGRWRTERQESTDRQGNGDPFVFPTTQQALEQLKEAAKGTGNLMEATLECARAGVTTGEWSGALREVFGEFRAPTGVSSAPVAVPAEPGSPMAEVRRKVDRTAEDMGVGKLRFLVGKPGLDGHSNGAEQIAVRARDAGFEVVYQGIRLTPEQIVDAALEEDVHAVGLSILSGSHAQLVPDVLDRLRVAGAADIPVVVGGIIPNADAEDLRAAGVAAVFTPKDFGITGIIGRIVDEIRKANQLSPLESTEVPA; this is encoded by the coding sequence ATGACAGAGCGTCAGAAGGACCGGCCGTGGCTCATGCGGACCTACGCCGGCCACTCGACCGCCGAGGCGTCGAACGAGCTCTACCGGCGGAACCTCGCCAAGGGCCAGACCGGCCTCTCGGTCGCGTTCGACCTGCCCACCCAGACCGGCTACGACCCCGACCACATCCTCGCCCGTGGCGAGGTCGGCCGGGTCGGGGTGCCCGTCTCGCACCTCGGTGACATGCGGCGGCTGTTCCAGGACATCCCCCTGGAGCAGATGAACACCTCGATGACCATCAACGCCACCGCGATGTGGCTGCTGGCGCTCTACCAGGTGGTGGCCGAGGAGCAGGGCGCGGACATCACCAAGCTCCAGGGCACCACCCAGAACGACATCGTGAAGGAGTACCTGTCGCGCGGGACGCACGTCTTCCCGCCCGGGCCCTCGCTCCGACTCACGACGGACATGATCGCCTACACGGTGAACCACATCCCGAAGTGGAACCCGATCAACATCTGCAGCTACCACCTGCAGGAGGCGGGGGCCACGCCGGTCCAGGAGATCGCGTACGCGATGTCCACGGCGATCGCCGTCCTCGACGCCGTCCGCGACTCGGGCCAGGTGCCCGAGGAGCGGTTCGGCGAGGTCGTCGCCCGGATCTCCTTCTTCGTCAACGCCGGTGTCCGCTTCGTCGAGGAGATGTGCAAGATGCGCGCCTTCGGGCGCATCTGGGACACCATCACCCGCGAGCGGTACGGCATCGAGGACGCCAAGCAGCGGCGCTTCCGCTACGGCGTGCAGGTCAACTCGCTCGGCCTCACCGAGGCCCAGCCGGAGAACAACGTCCAGCGGATCGTCCTGGAGATGCTGGCCGTCACCCTCTCCAAGGACGCCCGCGCCCGCGCCGTGCAGCTGCCCGCCTGGAACGAGGCGCTCGGCCTGCCGCGCCCCTGGGACCAGCAGTGGTCGCTGCGCATCCAGCAGGTCCTCGCCCACGAGTCCGACCTGCTGGAGTACGAGGACATCTTCGCCGGCTCGCACGTCATCGAGGCCAAGGTGGAGTCCCTGGTCGCCGAGTGCCTGGCCGAGATCGAGCGGATCCAGGAGATGGGCGGCGCCATGGCCGCCGTCGAGTCCGGCTACCTCAAGGCGCAGCTGGTCTCCTCGCACGCCGAACGGCGCGCCCGCATCGAGTCGGGCGAGGAGAAGATCATCGGCGTCAACATCTTCGAGACGACCGAGCCCAACCCGCTCACCTCCGACCTGGACACCGCGATCCAGACGGTCGACCCGGCCGTCGAGGCCCGGGTGGTCTCCGCCCTCGGCCGCTGGCGCACCGAGCGCCAGGAGTCCACGGACCGGCAGGGCAACGGCGACCCCTTCGTCTTCCCCACCACCCAGCAGGCCCTGGAGCAGCTCAAGGAGGCCGCGAAGGGCACCGGGAACCTGATGGAGGCCACCCTGGAGTGCGCCAGGGCCGGTGTCACCACGGGAGAGTGGTCCGGGGCGCTGCGCGAGGTCTTCGGCGAGTTCCGCGCCCCGACCGGCGTCTCCTCCGCCCCGGTGGCCGTCCCGGCCGAGCCGGGCTCCCCGATGGCCGAGGTGCGCCGCAAGGTGGACCGCACGGCCGAGGACATGGGCGTCGGCAAGCTGCGCTTCCTGGTCGGCAAGCCGGGCCTCGACGGGCACTCCAACGGCGCCGAGCAGATCGCCGTGCGGGCCCGCGACGCCGGGTTCGAGGTGGTCTACCAGGGCATCCGGCTGACCCCGGAGCAGATCGTGGACGCGGCCCTGGAGGAGGATGTGCACGCCGTCGGCCTGTCGATCCTCTCCGGCTCCCACGCCCAGCTCGTGCCGGACGTGCTGGACCGCCTGAGGGTGGCCGGCGCGGCCGACATCCCGGTGGTCGTCGGCGGGATCATCCCGAACGCCGACGCCGAGGATCTCAGGGCCGCCGGCGTGGCCGCCGTCTTCACCCCGAAGGACTTCGGCATCACCGGGATCATCGGCCGTATCGTCGACGAGATCCGCAAAGCGAACCAGCTCAGCCCCCTTGAAAGTACGGAGGTCCCCGCATGA